The following nucleotide sequence is from Primulina tabacum isolate GXHZ01 chromosome 2, ASM2559414v2, whole genome shotgun sequence.
CCACTCTGAAGCAGTATAATGCTATCAGCATGGAAGAATCCATAGGGAAAATATCATGCATCTTTTTTTCTCCTCCACGGCCACCTGCTATTTGAACTAAATTTGCAAGATAAGCATATAATTTTTGTCAAGGTTTTGTGATATTCTATTTTAATACAGATCAAAGCGCTTTTGAAGGAACGCCTGGATGGGAAGTCAACAGGGGGATCAAGTCAAAAGTCAGAGCCCAGTGAGTCAGTCGAACTGAATTCGCGTAATTTTGACGAATTGGTACTTAAAAGCAAAGAACTATGGATTGTGGAGTTCTTTGCCCCTTGGTAAGTCAATCCATTTAAGTTGGTAGGTTGATTGGCTATGTGGAATGCCTGCCATTACAGTACACGCTTGACTGGGCAATAAACTAAATTGCTATAGCTATGTGCTGTATCATATTGGAGTATGTTCCTTGTCATTTATTTTACGAATCAGTTGTTTTTATACTGATGTTTCTCACCCTTGTGGTCAAAGTTAATTATTATTGTACTGTTATGAATATTTTGAGTTAAAACTTCTTGGCTTTTTATCCATTCTCTTACAATGAGGTGCGGACACTGCAAGAAGCTTGCTCCCGAGTGGAAGAAAGCAGCCAGGAATCTCAAGGCCCAGGTGAAATTGGGTCATGTGGACTGTGATGCAGATAAGGTAAGTTTCAAGACGCTACTCAAAAGTGATATTGTTTGCCTCGtattcttttaaatatttaagttaaagataATCACAACGTTGTTGATTGCCGCATGTGCCTTTCCGTATTTAGGTTAAAGATAATCGCAATGTTGTTGATTATGCTCCGCTCCCTATATTGGCCATCGAGTATATCTAGGTTTTACTTTTTCAAAATCTGGAATTTGTGATTAGTAGATTATCTATCCAAAGGTTTGGATTTTGGAAAATTGACCGGGGTGATCGTAATTTCAGTATTGTAGTTCAAGATCTCTATCTATATCAAATTACAAGAAGCAGCAATTAAAAGCTAGAAGCATAAATCATTGAACATGACAAGCACATGCAATCAAAATAACAAGtagaaaatgaatttttatacatTCACTCCTTAACCTGTAGCATTTGAAATTAGTTCACATATGAATTCAAGTCATATCAAACATTACACGTGCCTGTGAAATACATCGTTAAGCCCACCAATCCATTTGGCATCAATGAATTTAATATCTGGCTGGCACTTGAATGTTATGGTTTGCATTGTATATCATTAATATCAACTATAAGTTAGTGAAACACTGAAGCTGGTTATCCTTAATCATCACTGCTGTCAATGTACTTGTACTGTTGTACATTTGTGCTCATTCGTTATGCATCGTCGATCCTTGTAATATAGGGACTATGATAAAGACAACTCAATTTTGACTTGCACTTTAATGTTACAAGTCATTAAGCAGCACATCTCTAACCCATAAGAGGGTCCAGTCTTTGATGGGCAGATATAACGTACAAGGATTCCCAACAATCTTGGTGTTTGGTGCTGACAAAGACAGCCCCTTCCCATACGAAGGTGCAAGATCAGCCCCAGCAATTGAATCATTTGCCTTGGAGCAGCTGGAAGCAAATGCTGCTCCTCCTGAAGTGACTGAATTGATTAGTCTGGTTATATATCTTTTTGTCcctaaacattttccttttttgcACTCTTTTGCGGTTCATGCTACTCAAAGAACTTCAGTATTATCCTCTTTAGGATGTTATGGAAGAGAAATGTGGCTCGGCTGCCATTTGCTTTGTTGCCTTCCTACCTGACATACTGGATTCCAAAGCTGAGGGTAGAAATAAGTACCTTGATCTTTTGTTGTCAGTCGCAGAGAAATTTAGAAAGAACCCTTACaggcaagaaaaaaaaatacctTTCTATGTTTATGGAAGAATGCATGAAAAGTATATCTAAAACTTGTAGCTTATTGCAAACTTAACCAAGACTAGCGTTTTCACCGATGCTGCAGTTATGTTTGGGCTGCTTCCGGTCAGCAGCCAGATCTTGAGAAGCATGTTGGAGTTGGTGGCTACGGATATCCAGCTATGGTAGCCCTGAATCTAAAGAAGAAAGTATATGCTCCACTGAAAAGTGCATTCGAGCCTGACCATATTATGTAAGCATTTGTTGAATCTaaatcccccccccccccccccccccccccccgttTATTTCCTCGCTCCTGTGCATTGGGTTTATGTTCTTTCATTTTCTCAGAGAGTTTGTCAAAGAAGCGGGACGTGGTGGAAAGGGCAATCTACCTATGCAAGGTGACCCGACGATTGTGAAGACTGAAGCATGGGATGGCAAAGATGTGGAAGTGATTGAAGAAGATGAATTCTCCCTCGAAGAACTGATGGGAACTGAGGATTAAATACAGTGCTCACTGCATACAGAGGAAGTACGATTTTGATAAAAAGCTGCTTGGTGATGTGAGATGTAATGTGCACTTGCTGTGAGTCAGTCCGCGAATTGCCATTAAAACTTGGCAAGCTTCAGTTATAGAACACTTTTTCCTCTAAAAAAGGGTAGGTCCCTGGACTCCCTTCCAAAGCAACTCGACCACAATATATATATGGGGACACACACAGACAGCGTATTAGCTAAACCAAATATTAGAATCTGGTAGTTACGAATAACCTTTGTTCAGCAAACTTGTATGGTTTTCCAACTCTAGCAAAGCTGTAGCCTTGGGAGGCCCGCCCGTGTAATTTAGACATATTTTCGGTGATACAAACGCAACTTTTCCTCGCATTAATAAGTAGAACTAAGTAATACAATACCATCAGCCTCATTCCATCCGACGTCCCATGTTAAGCAACCAAGAAGTCGAGGGTTTATCCATGCGTTTCACCATTTTATGTTCAGAGTCAAATCAAGCACTTTCTGACCATTAATTATAAAACAATTAACAAAACGGTAAGCTACAGACCAATAGAGTTCAGATTAGTCGATCACAGCCTCCACAGTCCACACCTAATCCAACCCCACAAATTCTTTCTAAACGTAAGAGAAAAAACAGGTCTAAAACTTCCTGAAAATGGATCATGGTTTTACCTTATTCTGTGTGGAAAACTGTGCCTCACTTTGTCAAAGCAATAATCTAATAGTAACTCATCTAACAAATTGTACTTGAGCAAAAGCAAAGAAATAGAGGAGTCACGACTCACGCTAATTAGCACTCAGATTCGACTGCTGTACGAAGCCTGGTAAAACTCATATATTTGTTTGCTACAGCTACGTATACATATACAGAACCTTTTCTATTGTGTCCCTATACTCTGACATTTGAATTTTCGATTCGGAATAAGCATTCTTTTCTCAACGGTGAATCTGTAAAGATGGCTCTAATGAAATCTTCCACCTGCAATTGAGAAGAGCTGGTCAATGACAATGAGTTGTCGACATGATTCTTCACATACAAAAGGAGACAGGATGCTACTTCATCAATTTCCCCCAAAATTAAATCGATTTACATTCGTTGTTCATTTCATTGTCACAATTTCCTACCTGTAAAACCTCTAATTTTACATGGTAGAGATTTCTATTTCTGAAGATTGCCGTAATCGGGAAATTCTAAAGATATGTACATGCACCTCTTAAACTTTTCATACCTCTGATACCGTGAAACTGCAATCAGCTAATTCACCACTCTCCCAAGCCATGGTAATTGACTTCAAAGGCATGTCCAAAAGTTCTAATGAAATTGGATACATCGTACAAATAAGGTCCCTGAGCAAAAGATCATCAACTATTCCTAAGAGTGAAAGATTAAAATAGCAAAATGATACCTGCCAATTTCCGCAACTTCCGCACAGAGAgtacaaaatcatcaaggttgtCTCTTTGGGACTCAAGTGACTTCCCTCTTTGGTCAACAGCCAGTAAGGACTCCAGTAAAGATGAAAGATGCTCAAACAGCAAATGGATCAATCCCTGAAGCTGTGTTAAAGAAGGGGAGAGAAGAAACATTAACTTATATAACACCTGGCAACTAAAGTTTCcacaaactattattttttgCACCTGCAATGTTTCTTCTGCTGCCATATCATCTAGAAGGAGTATCTCTTTAGCAATCTTCAAAAAGACCGCCTTTAGAATCATAATCATActtttttcataaactgaaggAAGCATCAGAGGTTCCCAGATGATGTGTACTTTCTCAATTATGAAAGAAACCTGATAAAGTATCAGGTAACATCTCATCCTTGTAACTTTAAACAGGAagcaaaaagaaaagaaagataaCCAGGGGATAGAAGAACCATCAACTCTTGATTATACCTGGTCAATACAAAACTTGGCAGACTCAAAT
It contains:
- the LOC142536785 gene encoding protein disulfide isomerase-like 2-3, which translates into the protein MSQFHLGATNRSKPTNTMHKSLLIRLLLFSVVELIVNGVYGLYGPSSPVLQLNPNNFQSKVVNSNRIVLVEFFAPWCGHCQQLTPTWEKAASVLKGVATVAALDADAHKSLAQEYGIRGFPTIKVFAPGKPPVDYQGARDVKSIAEFALQQIKALLKERLDGKSTGGSSQKSEPSESVELNSRNFDELVLKSKELWIVEFFAPWCGHCKKLAPEWKKAARNLKAQVKLGHVDCDADKSLMGRYNVQGFPTILVFGADKDSPFPYEGARSAPAIESFALEQLEANAAPPEVTELISLDVMEEKCGSAAICFVAFLPDILDSKAEGRNKYLDLLLSVAEKFRKNPYSYVWAASGQQPDLEKHVGVGGYGYPAMVALNLKKKVYAPLKSAFEPDHIIEFVKEAGRGGKGNLPMQGDPTIVKTEAWDGKDVEVIEEDEFSLEELMGTED